The Sceloporus undulatus isolate JIND9_A2432 ecotype Alabama chromosome 7, SceUnd_v1.1, whole genome shotgun sequence genome segment AtagtttgaaataaataattgCTTAAATGTTAAAGAGGTGAGCTGCATTCAAACTAAGTACCCATTCATCTTTGGATGGTAAGATTTTCAGTGTTAACGTTTTTctgacacacacactcaaaactcCACCTGTTCCTGTCTGCCTTTCCATCACTAAGGGAAATTAACATTCTGCTGtgatcttccctttcttcccagGTGGCCAGATTGTATCCTCGAAACCTTTCGCACCGCTAAACTTCAGAATAAACAGTCGAAACTTGAGCGGTAAGGGCTGACTCGTCTCACTTGGGCGCATGTTTCTCAGAGTGGTTGAGCCAGGGATCTAAGCAGCAGTACTCAGTTTTGTGTGTAAAACCTATGGGAGTTCTGTatacataatagtaataataataatatcgcATTCCCCAGTTTTTGCAAGGGCCACTTAACACTGAAAGGCCTAGGTAATCTAAAAGGTCCTATGcttccagcatggtgtaatggcttgagtgttggactaggacattatgagaccagggttcaagccTGGCTCGGCCATGCagactgggtaaccttggccaagtcacactctctcagcctcagaggatggtagtgTCAACCCCGACtatagaaacttgccaagaaatccccatgatgaggttgccataagtcggaaatggcaAAAGACAGCAGACAGCATTTTGGAGCTCTCTTGAGGTTCAGAAGTGAATTGCAGCATGGAGCCTtatagaggaaggaggagagattgCAATTGATAGGAGTCAGATTGTCTGAGCATGGTAGAAATGCCATAAGGGTGGGCACTTCCCATTGCTGGATCCATCCAAGCATGGGCTTCCAGGATGCTGTTTTTTTCCCAGAGCTGTTGGACTCCCAGGGCAAATATATCGGCCTTATGCTTGCTGTAGTCATCCTAGTCACATGGAGGTGAGGGGAAAGTGAGCACAATGGAGGGTGTTCTCCCAAGCCTCAGCTCTGTCCATGAGTTCCACATATTGAAGATTAGAAGGAAGGCTCTGTTCACGTTCTCTTGAACACAAGTAGAAGCTTCTGTGCCTAGGAATCGAAGAGTCATAGATTAGGAAGCAATAAATCTCTGGACATATTGGAACTTATTTTCCTCTGCTCCAGAACACACAAGAAAAAACATACTgtattcaaattaaaagaaatatatattccATTTGGAAGAGCTTCTTCAGTGGAATAAGCAGTTCTCTAGGGTGGTGGACTCCACCTTTAGAGATGaaagagtcaccttagggttgccataggtcagaaatgacttggaagtcacacaacagcaCCAACAAAcataggttggatggccatttgtttggAATGCTTAGTTGTACAGTATATTCTTGCTTGGCAGTTGCACTAGCTGCCTTTTGGAGGTCCTGTTCTAATTTATGAATTTCTGCACAAGCAATTCTGAATTTTGGTCTCTTGCTTTCAAAGACATTGGCACTATAATGAGAGTTGTAGAATTGTCACCACTGAAAGGATCTGTCTCATGGACCGGGAAACCAGTTTCTTACTACCTGCATACCATTGATCGAACAATAGTGAGTATGTTCAGGGCAATCGGGGTGGAAATGTGCCAGATTGTTATAACCTGTTGTTGGTTTTGTGGCCAACCAGTTCTCAAAAACACGGCAGAAATGCCCCCACACCTCCTAAAGGTAATCTGAtggcatttggaggcaaaaaagCTTTTCTTTATGGTGGGCCTGGATGACATAGTTTGCCCTCCCCTTTGGTAAACCTTGACTTAATGTGACGTGAAGAACATTGTCTCTATATCACATGATCCTTACTGTGAGGGTTGCTGTGAggtttttgacattgttttagtGAGGCAGTACTTGCTGCTTTGCATCTCCTTTGTGAAAACATATGCCGAGTTCTGAAATATACCTTCTATTCACAGGAATGATACCCACTTGTCTTTTCTTCCCTCTTGTTTTTAGCTTGAAAACTACTTCTCTAGTCTCAAAAATCCAAAACTCAGGGTAAGTGTTGATTCCTAATTATTGTATTTGGGCTTGGGTATATTCACCTGTGTGGAAGCAGCCCTTCAGACAACCCATTCCTAGATATCATGTGTAAGGTAGTGCCAACATGTTATATCATGATATGTTACACCTTTCACTTTATATAGCACCTAACATTATACCTTATAGTAGACAAGtaccactctctcagcttcagaagaaggcaagggcaaaccgcctctgaacagattctgccaagaaaaccctgtgagagattcaccttagggtcaccataagccagaaattacaTGAAGTCATGCCAGAGAAAAGCAGTCTAAATAGTGATATATAGACAGACAAATATATTGCTTTATatagggatggatggatgaatggatagatAGTGTAGTATATAAGACATAAAGTATATGTCATGAAATATTAGCACAAAGTCTGATACCTGGAATAAATGATATAGTTATCAAAATGGGCCTTTGTGAACTAGGCTGGATTGGCATTGGCCTATTTTGATAATTTTCGATCCCAGAACCACTGCACTATAATACATTTTTGAAGGCCTAGTTATATCTTGTGTCCCTCAGCACCAAATTGCCTATTGGATTATCTCTCCATTTTCTCCTCACTTACCCATTGTAGGAGGAACAAGAGGCAGCTAGGCGCagacagcaaaaagaaaacaagagtaACACAACGACTCCGACAAAAGTCCAAGAGAACAAGGTCTGAACTCAAAAATGCTCTGTTTCATATCACTGGCTTTCTCTCTAGAATGGTCAGGTTTAGGCTGCATGGTGGCCATGTGCCAGTCCCTGGAAAAGCATATTTAGCTGTGTTGGCTCAtagttttgggggagggggagaaactAAGAgtgtgtaagtcacactctctcagcctcagagagaagcaaaggcaaacctccctccTCAGcacaaaacttgtcaagaaagcccttccctgcctcttcCTACCTGGGGAGAAATTCTTTAGGAACTTTCTATCACTCATCTCAAATTTGtattccctctccctttccttttatCTCTTAACTTCCTCCCAcacctgccatttttaaaaaaagcaggacgatggtgctgaagaagagaaaCTCCCCGGAGCCAACGCCATCAAAAAGCCTTCTCCGTCCAAAGCGCGCAAGAAGAAGCTGagcaagaagggaaggaaaatggcTGGGAGGAAGCGCGGGCGCCCCAAGAAGATGAACGTTGGGAATGCAGAGCGCAAACCCAAGAAGAACCAGACTGCGCTGGAGCTGCTCCATTCTCAAACCGTCTCACAGACATGCTCGTCCTCTCCTCAGGGTAAGGCCTTTTGTGCCTTTTGTGTTGACAGTTTGAGTCTCTGTCTCAGATGGTTGACTTGAATATGTTGAGACAACATCAGCACCCACAAATTGGATAAATCCCCTCTCCAGGCTGGTCCTGCAGTTCCAAGCCCTTTCCCCTCTGTCTCTGCCATCTTTCCCCATTTGCCTTCTGTCAGAGACAAGCCTCAATTTTATATCCCTTCTCCCCTGTAGCCCCCTCTTCACAGTATTCCCTGAGCTGTGATCAGCTGGCTCCACTTCGGCCTTTGCACAAAagcatttgtcttctttttttctctccccatttTTTCCCTCTCCAGATGCTTACAGGTCACCTCATAGCCCATTCTACCAACTACCTCCGAAAGTGCAGCGGCATTCGTCAAACCAGCTCTTGGTGACTCCAACCCCTCCTGCACTCCAGAAGCTGCTAGGTAATGAAGCCTGTGCTCCTCTGGActtggagggagggaagatgtccaacactcaaaccactacactacagtgGTTCTCTTGGGATTCTGCCATCAGGCAAAAGTAAGGCCCCCAAACCTGAAGGCTGCTCACCTCTGATTTAGACATGATATACTGCACAGAAGGTTTGACAATTGACAACTGTCAACAGGGTTGATGTTTGTGTTTGTCTTCTCCCCTCCTGCTGTCCTTGCAGATTCTTTTAAGATCCAGTACATGCAATTCATGGCATACATGAAGACCCCTCAGTACAAGGCgaaccttcagcagttgctggaACAGGAGAAGGTATGTAGAAATCAGATGATGCGAGGTCCAGGGGGAGGTGGAAGGCAATAGCTAGCTGCAGATGGCATGCTAAAACATCCTGtagttgttgagtgccttcaagttatttctgacttaaggcaacctgacagcaaacctatcatggggctttcttgacaggGTTTGGATATAAACTGCTCCTGGCCACTGATGACCCACATAGTAACCATGCTTTATAATTTTGTCTTTTTATAAACTTGTCTATTGCTCTTCTGAAGCTGTATCACTCAGTGGATGGAGTAAAATCAATACCCTTGTAGTTCCCCCTGTTGCCTTTCTgtagtgttgctgctgctgctttaaattcctcctttttctctcctttctcaggAAAAGAACACTCAGCTGCTAGGAAAGGCCCAGCAGTTGTTTACTCACTGTCAGGCTCAGAAAGAAGAAATCAAGCGATTGTTCCAGCAGAAGTTAGATGAGGTATGTGGGAGTGGTGGGATCATGCCTGGGTGGGTCTCGCCTCAGCAGGATCAAATGCCCAAAGCGATGGCCTGCAGATGCCTCTGAGGTAGCAAAAGCTGGGATGGTAATGGGGTAATCTTAACTACATTCTGTCCTCATCTTCTAGCTGGGCGTTAAGGCTCTGACGTACAACGACCTTATTCAGGCCCAGAAAGAGATCTCTGCTCACAACCAGCAGTTGAAGGAACAGAGCAAGCAGTTGGAGAAAGACAACAGTGAGCTCAGGAACCAGAGTTTACAGCTGGTAGGTTCCTTCCAAAGGTATCCAGGTTCACACAGCTGCGCGGACTAACAGAGCTTCCCTAGATATCCTACCCAATTATTATTTAGCTATCATGTTAGGTTCCACTTGAAAAGGATTGGGAACCATGTGATGAGAGAGATGCTCCTTTGGTGAGGCTGCTGCCATTGAGAATTGACTAAATGGCCTAGGATCAGCTCTCTCCCTCTTACCTCTCTTCCGTCTCTTCATCCTATATAGATGGGCTGTAGCTCAGTGCAGGAACTTTACTGTATTTAGaatatttttaccctgccttttaGCCAAAAAGCCTCCCAGAATGGCTTACATCATTAAAGTTGCAGTTCCCTATCCTCAGGTTTATATCCTaaaacacacaaggaaaaaggaTGACAGTGGAGGAGGGAATTATGTCCATCAGAAGCTGGCTGCTGACCTCTCTGCCAGAGCAAAGGCAGTTGGGAAATGGAGAAAGGGCCTCTCACCAGCCACTGGGGCCAAAGCACtatggagctgtgcctggctgctccTCTGTCCCTCAGAGGCCATAGGAGTGGCAGTTAGAACATGGAAGGAGGGCCTCTCACCAGCCTCTGGGCTAAGCCATGATGGACATGATGGTCCACTCCTTGGCGTACCCAGTGACAAAGATCTTGATTAGTAATGCTCAGTGAGGCTGATTGTTAGAAAAGTTGTTGTCCAAGAGAGTAGGTCATAAATGAGCTGAATTCCAAGAGCTGCTCTACACTGTAGAACAGCTTCAGTGGGCTAGGCAGACCCTGATACCTTCAGTCAGGTGAAATGATAATATGTAGGATTTTTATTTGTAAAGACAGCCAAACACTACCATTGTCTAGCTCACCCATCTTTCccctttgtctgtctgtctgtctctctcttcaCTTAACAACCCATATCCATCTAGTTGAAGGCCAGGTGCGAAGAACTGAAGCTGGACTGGTCAACCCTTTCACTGGAGAATCTGCTCAAAGAAAAGCAAGCACTGAAAAACCAGATTTCTGAGAAGCAGAAGCATTGCTTGGAACTGCAGGTAGGGTATGGATGCAGTGTAAAACTCCATGTTAGGAGCAGCTCCTCTTTTTCATTCTCTGACTCTCTCTCTGTATGCCTTCTTTTGGCTACATTCTGTTTTATTTCGAGTGAATGTGTATGTCTCATTTTCACATGCCGCAGTGCCAGTAGAGGACATCTGGCCGCTCTTTTAGTTGCTGCCAGTTGGATTTTGGCCAAGGATTAATTAATTTCTCTGTGCGCATGAGATACTCGAGGAGTTTTCCTCTCGGCTATGGGTCACACAATGGCTATGGGAGCAGAAAGACCGGGCTAGCGGCAAAAAGGCTTGAAAGGACAGACAGTGAAACTCCCCTGCTCCCTAAAACCAAAAGTTTATTGTAAAACAGTGGCGTTTAAATCATCCCCTGCCCCTTTTGCCCTTACTTTTTTCAGATCAGCATCGTGGAGCTTGAGAAGAGCCAAAGGCAGCAGGAACTGCTGCAGCTGAAGTCATACATGCCCCCTGAGGAGTCTTTGCTGGCACAGCCTCGGCACAAAAGCCACCTGAGCCGTGAAGCAGAACCCGACCAGGGCCTCTTCCACCTTGAGCTGGAGTGCTCCAAGTTCCCGCCGCCCCAGATCAACGGCATGAGCCCAGAGCTCTCCATGAATGGCCATGCCACGGCCTACGAGATTCACAATGCCCTCAGCCGCCCCTCTTCCAAGCAGAGCACCCCCCAGTACCCGGCTCCTCACCTGGACCAAGATATCGTTCCTTGCACCCCCAACCACAGTTCCAGGCAGAAGCCAGACAAGGCATCTAGCTTGTCCTTGCCGGATTATACCAGGTTTTCCCCGGCCAAGATTGCCCTCCGGAGGCATTTGAACCAGGACCACGTTGGTGGCGGGAAAGCATCCTGTGGAGAGAATCATCAGAGGTAAGTGGGAGGGGAGGGCAGGAGGCCAGTCTGAGAATCTCAGTAGTACTACTTCTATAtatattggtttgtttgtttctttgtttagagaatttatactccaccttttagccaaaaggctcccagagtggcTTGAAAATTATTAATGTGGCAGTTCAGATTGGATAGGATAGTGCACATGGCTATAGCATTTTGACCCATGCCATACAGAGTCTTTTGGTACTTCTAAAGACAGACCTATTCGTTATGGCATCTTACTCTTAATTTTGTATATACAGGTTAGGCTTCCCTTACCTGGAATTGTGAAATTCTCCAAGATGCACAAGTGTCCATATAGAATGGCTGAGATAATTGTTATGattattgttatatgtatttataccccaccttcctgcaaaactgggactcaggcaTAATCAGTAAGGTTTAAGGGAAATGGAATGCAAAAGGTGCAGGGTAACAATGATCCAAAAGGTATTTAAAATGGTTACTGTGACCCTCCAGAAGCAACATAAAACAACTGCAGGGAAATATCAGGAGCAAGGGGGAAATTCACACACTCTCTGTTTATCTTTCTGCCCCTCAGAAGATGGTCTACAATTACTAGCTTTCTTACTTGGGAGCAAATGCCACTTGAAAAGCAGAGAAACCCTcaaacctttttttaatttaataatgcCTTTTTAATTTTCAGAGTTGAGCACCTAAAGGAGAATGGCCTTACCTTTCCAAGCCCTACGCTATCAAATGGCATAAAAATGAGTCCTCTGGAACCCCGGCCATCTTCTCCAGCAGCCTTGCCAGTCACAAATGAGAAGGTGAAGAAACTGCTGTGTGTCATTGCAAGCCTTTGTATCCGAGTAGCAATTTTATCATGTACTAACTTGAGGGGAAATAGATGCTTTGCACCATAGGTATAAGCATAATTCAGACATAGggtggaattctgttggttagtgccaactagagtagacccattaagtcagttgttgaatggtgattcAACACATAGGCAGATCCAATtaattcattgggtctactccaTAATAGACTTAATAAAAGACAGCATTAACCAACAAAAGCCTGGTAAGCACAGCCCTTTTACCTCTATGGGTTACGGCAGTACACAGTTACAGAAATCCTTCACTGTGTGCTGCAGTAGCAGCAGATATTGCTGCTAAATGTAGATACTTGGCTAGGTAAAAATCCTTCTCCCTGGGGAGTGGCTGTGAAGTGTGACTGTTGGAACAGCAAGACTTGGGTGTGCGTGTATGTGTTTGTGGATTCATATGTTAGTTGACTGTCTGCATCTGTAAAAAGTATACAGTACAAACCCTGTATTCACGGGCCTGGTATTCACCGTTTCACTTACCCGTGTCTGAAAAAATATCGTCCTCTAGGCATCTGGAAATACAGGGTTTGCTATTATCCATGGTTTTCACTATCCAGAATAAATCTTTGAATGTATCCCCAGCAGACACGGAGGTTGCACTGTATTTGCTGGTGTGGAAGTGGGGCAGCATTACCTACACTTTTCCAAACACCACCTCTGCTCTTCCCATGTTTTGCTAAAAGCACAGGCTGGAGGTGAAAGGTTCAAATTTTGTCCTTGTCTGCTTTTTGTATGTTTGCAGGCTTTGCGTGAGAGGTCATCTGTGAATAACGGGGAGACGATCACCAGCCTTCCCATCAGTATTCCCCTCAGCACAGTGCAGCCCAATAAACTCCCTGTTAGTATCCCCTTGGCCAGCGTAGTCCTACCTAGCCGTGTTGAGAAGGTGGTGAGTAAGGATCCGTTTTTTGTTTCTCTCTCATGCAAAGCCAGACCATGTTATTCCTAAGTGTGCTTTTGGGGTCCCAAGAACATCATTTTCCTTGGCTGAAATGAAAccacctttctccttcttttcttccccccagAGAAGCACACCCAGTCCTGTCCACCAGAATCGTGATTCCctttcaacacttgaaaaacaatATGGTGCTAGTTCTCATAATGGCATTAGCAGTGCTGCTGGCAACAAGCCACTGACTTTGGCTACCTCAGGTGAGTCCTTTGCCTTCTGCCTCTGTTCTTTCCTACACAGATGGGTTGGAGGTTCTTGAGTGTTGAGAAGTTTTAAACTTCTAAACacttttgattttgccattttatataaggaatactaTTTTACCACACCATTGTCTATAATGGTTCTTGAgcatttttggtatccatgttggagggtgtgtgtgtcttggaaccaaaccccagtgaaacTGCAACCCTTACCAACGATTTCGTCCTTTGCACAGGTTTTTCTTATATGTCCGGCTCTGCGTCACTCAACGGGACTCTTCCCAACAGCCCTGCCCAGTCGAACCACAGCATCGACCACGCAGCTCTTGAAGATGTGTCCAGTTCAGGAAGTTTGTTCAACTCGTCGGGATCTCGCAGCTCCACGCCTCAGCACCCTTCCTTGCTTATGATGCCGTCACGGACCTCAGGGCAAAACTCGCCTGCCCACCAGCACTCGGCGAGTCCGAGGTTGAATGGGCTCTCCCAGAACCTGGGAGGGGTGCTGCAGTATGTGGAGGCCCAGAAGATGTTCTCTGAAGGCTCCCGAGGGGATGTACAGTCCGATCCAGCCTTCTCCGATCCTGAGAGTGAGGGCAAGAGGAGGATCATCTTCACCATCTCCCCTGCAACGGGAACCATCAAGCAATCCCCCTCGAACAAGCACAGCCCCCTCACTGCGAGCGTCCGGATGGAATGCGGCCAGGTGTACATGCAGGATGGAAAAAAGCGCGGGCGGAGGAAGCGGTCTTCCACGGGAACCCCGAGTGTCAATTCCGGGGTGTCACCAAAACGCAAATCGCTGCCTACAGTGGCTGGGCTCTTTGCTCAGCCATCGGGGTCTCCACTGAATATCAACTCCATGGTGAGAATCTGGAAGGTGTTGCCTTTGAAAGGTTAAGATGGGGCTGTTTAGAACAGGAGATCAGGAGTCTTCCTAGGCAACCAGGTTTGGAAGATTAATTTGGAGTTAAACCATAGCTAAGCATTCCCAGCAGGGagctgtctagcctctttttgaagatgcccAAAGAAGGAGACGTCACCAGATAGTACCTTCCCTAAAAGAAAGCCCTGGATCGCAGATTTTAAAAGTGAGGCAAGCTCATAGATGCTTCATGAGGCTTCTTGGTGGGCGTTTGAaatgtcccttggggtctcttccaactccaggattctgtggtttcgagagcaactgtccccaaaaTGTGTTCTTTCCTTCCAAATGCTGGAAGAGATGTTGGCCAGAATTGTCTTTGGTTCCaagtgctctctttctctctgtcattctctctctttcatatacAAGCAGGTACTGAAAAGTTCTTGGCCAGACCAACATCCCAaaatttgagcataattttaTCACTGTAGCTTGCGAGAGGTGTTCTTGTGTATTGTAAATCCCCAATTTGTGTGCATAGACCATCCACTCTCCTCACCAGGTCTTGCTCCAGCTGActgtttcctgtttccaaaccttaaaaagagtttaAAAGGAAGCAGCTGAGCAGTATTTCACTGACCAGATGTCAGCATTATTTtttgaaaggggaaagaaacatgAGAAGCAATGTGCCAAATGTGTCAAGCTTTGGGATGAATATGTGGAATTGCACATTTTGTAGCTGTAGGTTATTCCCTTTTTGGTTGGGCTGAGAACATTTCAGCAAGCTCTCATAGAATTGGCTAGGAAACCTGTGGACCTTGCCCAGCTGAGGTTGACTACAACTCCCCTTTGTCCCAAGGTAGCATGAGCACAGTGGTTTGTgtttatggaagttgtagtctaccCAAACAACTGTCTTGACTGCagacacagggttttctttctccatttaccTCTGTTCCAATTCTTCTACCTCTCTGATCCTTAACATATTTTTTCCAACTCTGTCTCTTTTTTCCTGTCCTTTCCCTTCTTCAGGTCAGTAACATTAACCAGCCTTTAGAAATAACAGCCATTTCTTCCCCCGAAAACTCCCTGAAGAATTCTCCTGTTCCATACCAGGACAACGACCAGCCGCCAGTGCTGAAAAAGGAGAAGCCGCTGCCCCAGACCAATGGCATCCATTACTCACCCCTGACATCCGACGAAGAGCAGGGATCGGAGGACGACCGGAACAGTACCAGGTGAGCTGAGCCACTCTTCTTTTGTTCTTAAATACTGTTTTCTTTCTGTAGTTCCCTTGAGGGCTCATGCAATGAGTAGGGTAACATATTTTGTAAATTAAACTCTctttctgttccttccttcctaggATTGAGAGGAAAATTGCAACGATATCTCTGGAAAGCAAATCTCCACAAAAGCCGATGGAAAACAGTAAGTCTGGATGTCTTTGATACATGTGCGTTCGGGTGCTTACTATATTCTCTTTTTCTATTGATTATCATTGTTGCTGTACTTGGCTTGGTTGATCGTGGACTCTCATCCTGTTGGGCTGCTCCTCTGTGAAGTTCAGAtagatttattaa includes the following:
- the DOT1L gene encoding histone-lysine N-methyltransferase, H3 lysine-79 specific isoform X4, with translation MGERLELRLKSPVGAEAAVYPWPLPVYDKHHDAAHEIIETIRWVCEEIPDLKLAMENYVLIDYDTKSFESMQRLCDKYNRAIDSIHQLWKGTTQPMKLNTRPSNGLLRHILQQVYNHSVTDPEKLNNYEPFSPEVYGETSFDLVAQMIDEIKMTEDDLFVDLGSGVGQVVLQVAAATNCKHHYGVEKADIPAKYAETMDKEFRRWMKWYGKKHADYTLERGDFLSEEWRERIANTSVIFVNNFAFGPEVDHQLKERFANMKEGGQIVSSKPFAPLNFRINSRNLSDIGTIMRVVELSPLKGSVSWTGKPVSYYLHTIDRTILENYFSSLKNPKLREEQEAARRRQQKENKSNTTTPTKVQENKQDDGAEEEKLPGANAIKKPSPSKARKKKLSKKGRKMAGRKRGRPKKMNVGNAERKPKKNQTALELLHSQTVSQTCSSSPQDAYRSPHSPFYQLPPKVQRHSSNQLLVTPTPPALQKLLDSFKIQYMQFMAYMKTPQYKANLQQLLEQEKEKNTQLLGKAQQLFTHCQAQKEEIKRLFQQKLDELGVKALTYNDLIQAQKEISAHNQQLKEQSKQLEKDNSELRNQSLQLLKARCEELKLDWSTLSLENLLKEKQALKNQISEKQKHCLELQISIVELEKSQRQQELLQLKSYMPPEESLLAQPRHKSHLSREAEPDQGLFHLELECSKFPPPQINGMSPELSMNGHATAYEIHNALSRPSSKQSTPQYPAPHLDQDIVPCTPNHSSRQKPDKASSLSLPDYTRFSPAKIALRRHLNQDHVGGGKASCGENHQRVEHLKENGLTFPSPTLSNGIKMSPLEPRPSSPAALPVTNEKRSTPSPVHQNRDSLSTLEKQYGASSHNGISSAAGNKPLTLATSGFSYMSGSASLNGTLPNSPAQSNHSIDHAALEDVSSSGSLFNSSGSRSSTPQHPSLLMMPSRTSGQNSPAHQHSASPRLNGLSQNLGGVLQYVEAQKMFSEGSRGDVQSDPAFSDPESEGKRRIIFTISPATGTIKQSPSNKHSPLTASVRMECGQVYMQDGKKRGRRKRSSTGTPSVNSGVSPKRKSLPTVAGLFAQPSGSPLNINSMVSNINQPLEITAISSPENSLKNSPVPYQDNDQPPVLKKEKPLPQTNGIHYSPLTSDEEQGSEDDRNSTRIERKIATISLESKSPQKPMENSLSLTGRKQASENVNMSKWKSTFSPISDINLTKTMDSPLQASASSLGQNSLFAGLRPSSEDSPAGDAKAAAAHPRKHMSAPGPDGVGQSTTPLNGFTYNGGLSMDGLHSFIDGASLPHKNADMVTAAALGGSSLSFLVQRNKESGGSETNPFLSKRQLESLGAGKGEDLNWPGPKGKEGNELSLRLGTTTEKASLLHNGKMGSKGREWDVEFKNGHNLFIAAAAVPPSSGLLNGKGLSTPSSSGSPVTASSAQAHHSFLNSLASGSQFPLGPMVTNSSVLQSLFNSMPATGLVHVSSAATRLTNSHAMGSFSPGVTGGTVGGIFNHVVPSASSSSSSTPSPSTSSFPSSASSLHFGTTLGSSTVSSCAVLSLNPLPVTAGSPSFHAPSGELQHSGRAAAQPSLHTSPPPNVSLPPLPPLLASNPEPIFLQSLSALPPSSTANSTLSVKLASLQHKTSRPSFTVHHPPLPRLALAQAAAGIPQTNAAGAPAMWVALGTQSPYASHLAGVKPR
- the DOT1L gene encoding histone-lysine N-methyltransferase, H3 lysine-79 specific isoform X3; translated protein: MGERLELRLKSPVGAEAAVYPWPLPVYDKHHDAAHEIIETIRWVCEEIPDLKLAMENYVLIDYDTKSFESMQRLCDKYNRAIDSIHQLWKGTTQPMKLNTRPSNGLLRHILQQVYNHSVTDPEKLNNYEPFSPEVYGETSFDLVAQMIDEIKMTEDDLFVDLGSGVGQVVLQVAAATNCKHHYGVEKADIPAKYAETMDKEFRRWMKWYGKKHADYTLERGDFLSEEWRERIANTSVIFVNNFAFGPEVDHQLKERFANMKEGGQIVSSKPFAPLNFRINSRNLSDIGTIMRVVELSPLKGSVSWTGKPVSYYLHTIDRTILENYFSSLKNPKLREEQEAARRRQQKENKSNTTTPTKVQENKQDDGAEEEKLPGANAIKKPSPSKARKKKLSKKGRKMAGRKRGRPKKMNVGNAERKPKKNQTALELLHSQTVSQTCSSSPQDAYRSPHSPFYQLPPKVQRHSSNQLLVTPTPPALQKLLDSFKIQYMQFMAYMKTPQYKANLQQLLEQEKEKNTQLLGKAQQLFTHCQAQKEEIKRLFQQKLDELGVKALTYNDLIQAQKEISAHNQQLKEQSKQLEKDNSELRNQSLQLLKARCEELKLDWSTLSLENLLKEKQALKNQISEKQKHCLELQISIVELEKSQRQQELLQLKSYMPPEESLLAQPRHKSHLSREAEPDQGLFHLELECSKFPPPQINGMSPELSMNGHATAYEIHNALSRPSSKQSTPQYPAPHLDQDIVPCTPNHSSRQKPDKASSLSLPDYTRFSPAKIALRRHLNQDHVGGGKASCGENHQRVEHLKENGLTFPSPTLSNGIKMSPLEPRPSSPAALPVTNEKALRERSSVNNGETITSLPISIPLSTVQPNKLPVSIPLASVVLPSRVEKVRSTPSPVHQNRDSLSTLEKQYGASSHNGISSAAGNKPLTLATSGFSYMSGSASLNGTLPNSPAQSNHSIDHAALEDVSSSGSLFNSSGSRSSTPQHPSLLMMPSRTSGQNSPAHQHSASPRLNGLSQNLGGVLQYVEAQKMFSEGSRGDVQSDPAFSDPESEGKRRIIFTISPATGTIKQSPSNKHSPLTASVRMECGQVYMQDGKKRGRRKRSSTGTPSVNSGVSPKRKSLPTVAGLFAQPSGSPLNINSMDNDQPPVLKKEKPLPQTNGIHYSPLTSDEEQGSEDDRNSTRIERKIATISLESKSPQKPMENSLSLTGRKQASENVNMSKWKSTFSPISDINLTKTMDSPLQASASSLGQNSLFAGLRPSSEDSPAGDAKAAAAHPRKHMSAPGPDGVGQSTTPLNGFTYNGGLSMDGLHSFIDGASLPHKNADMVTAAALGGSSLSFLVQRNKESGGSETNPFLSKRQLESLGAGKGEDLNWPGPKGKEGNELSLRLGTTTEKASLLHNGKMGSKGREWDVEFKNGHNLFIAAAAVPPSSGLLNGKGLSTPSSSGSPVTASSAQAHHSFLNSLASGSQFPLGPMVTNSSVLQSLFNSMPATGLVHVSSAATRLTNSHAMGSFSPGVTGGTVGGIFNHVVPSASSSSSSTPSPSTSSFPSSASSLHFGTTLGSSTVSSCAVLSLNPLPVTAGSPSFHAPSGELQHSGRAAAQPSLHTSPPPNVSLPPLPPLLASNPEPIFLQSLSALPPSSTANSTLSVKLASLQHKTSRPSFTVHHPPLPRLALAQAAAGIPQTNAAGAPAMWVALGTQSPYASHLAGVKPR